The sequence GGTTTTGCGAGTTGAAGATTGTTCGTTGCAAGAAATATGGAGAAAAAAGTCGCTTGTTAAATGGATGGATCTATATATTTGaatattgtttttaagttttttttattattattataattacataTAGAATATATGACATTTGattctttttaattaagtttaattttataattgtataaattttcgaaaatttagtatgttcaataatttcttttaaaaaaaattatttttttttaaataaaaagcctaattttaaaattttaaactaGGTCCCTCAAAAGCTTGAGACGGTCCTGCTAACCAGAATTGGAATGAATTAACTAACCAGTACTAACCTATAACGGTTTAACAGAATGCTAAAGCTCTAAAATATCTTTAACAACGgtaagttattttttttgaacaaaagtgacttttttttaaacagttactCTAAGTTTTCATGAGTCCATATagtccataatttttttttcttttgttaacAAAGTGACTAAATTTTTCGAAGTTGACTTATATGCACCTATGTATACTAGGTTGATGttacgtgcaatgcacgtataattagttcttttaattaagtttaattaggtgatgttaagtgcaatacatgtatgtttattttttttaattaggtaatgcattttttttttcaatttttaactgagatttgagattttgatctttaagaaaaaaaaaattaactattgcTGTATTGGTGTGTCATTTggatatgattatatatatatgtgtattttttaattatttaaattttttttaattaggtaatgTATACTATATTCTTAACCAAAACtcacataattaaatttaagtgtgtctatatatagGCTGGATTCGTAAATTTGATATAAAAGTTTTTTATTCCCAAACTTTACGAAAAATATGGTGTGTAAATCGATTtactataactaaaatagaaagcAATAAACTTTACGAAAAATATGGTGTGTGAATCGATTtactataactaaaatagaaagcAATCAATTTCTTATTACaactattttaatttaaaatataaaataaataataataaaattaaaaaatatgattaaaaatatttataatattttaaatttaaatttctttatataaaatatttatataatttttttttattttaattcaaagttaaattaataaatttaaaaatatgattaaaaatatttataatattttaagtattttaaataaaaattaaatatttttatataaaatatctatataatttttatttttaaatatattataatattataaaattaactaTATTCCATTAAAATTAATGTAGAAACCAAAAAGTACATTTCCGATAAACTAGGAGATAaggcaataaataaaaaaagaagggttaaattttgaaaaataccctTTTAAACATGCTATTTCTCCCCCTTTTCTTGAGCCTCTTCTAgcaaaataagaaaaaacacTTTCTTGAGCCTCTATCAGTCTATCTCCCAAGTGCGGCTGCTCCCTTCCCCCGCCACATTGAGGTTAGTAAAATCGTCTACTTTAACTACCAATTACTGATGCTAACCTTGCAAAAATCTTTCCAAAACAAAATCTCTGCATATGATATGGGTACCAAAACGCTAGCTTTAAGCAACTTTCGCAtttcatattttctaattcGATTCTCAGTGACTTGGGcgattttgtttttatttttatggcaGTCCTGCTCTCTCTCTGCCCACCATGTGTTTGTAATAATGTTCTAATGACAATACTTGACTTTATTATTATGCTTATGATTCCATAAATTTAGCTTATGAATTATGTCTGCTTttgtttttcttatttaaaCCGCACCAATCTGTAATCACAGAAGtataagaaataaataagaCAAAAATAGTCTTTGTTTGAAATTAATAAAGCCTTAGATTTCTTATGGATTATTTTCCAAAAGCTAGCATGGGAATTGGGAAGTGATATGTTATGAGGTTTGACTTTTATTTGATTTCTTGTTTTCCTCATGTAGTCAAATTGAATGTTATGATTTTGAATAATAGGGTTTGCCTTTGCCATATAGTCTTTgtgaaaaatgaagaaaataatAGCCCTTGGTTTTGAGGGTTCCGCCAACAAGATTGGTGTTGGAGTTGTAACCTTAGATGGAACCATTCTATCAAATCCTCGCCACACTTACATTACCCCACCTGGCCACGGATTCCTTCCTCGAGAGACTGCCCAACATCATCTCCAGCATGTTCTTCCGCTTATCAAGGCTGCTTTGAAAACTGCTGAAATAACCCCAGATGACATTGATTGTCTCTGCTATACCAAGGGTCCTGGCATGGGAGCACCACTGCAAGTTTCTGCAATTGTTGTTCGGGTTCTTTCACAATTGTGGAAGAAGCCCATTGTTGCTGTTAATCACTGTGTTGCTCATATTGAGATGGGAAGGATTGTGACTGGGGCAGATGATCCTGTAGTCTTATATGTTAGTGGTGGGAATACACAAGTAATTGCATATAGTGAAGGTCGGTATCGAATCTTTGGAGAGACTATTGATATTGCTGTTGGGAATTGCTTGGATCGCTTTGCTAGGGTTTTAACTCTCTCTAATGATCCAAGTCCTGGATACAACATTGAGCAGGTACGTTAATGAGTTCAAACTTACGTGAGGAACATAACGTGATAGATatctgtttttactttttcctCTTTCGCTGTGTTTAACATGGTATTATTTGAAGACATTTCATGATgtttatgtatatgtaagtGTGTTGTGTGTGTGTGCTTTCCTTATTGTTTGTGGTAACATGGTATCATCAGTAATGAGTGGATGAGTGAAGATCGTATAAATATCGTAGTTTTTTAATCGGTATTGGTAGTTTCCAAACAGGTCCTGTGTACTAAATTAGCTTATTGTTTGTGTTGGCTTATGTACTGTGTCAGAAAGTGTTTTCTTGACTGTAGTACAtgcatttgttttatttttctcatcTAGCTTGCAAAGAAAGGAGAACAATTTATAGACCTTCCCTATGTTGTCAAAGGAATGGATGTTTCTTTTAGTGGGATTTTAAGCTTTATTGAAGCAACTGCTGAGGAGAAACTGAAAAACAACGAGTGCACCCCTGCAGATTTGTGCTACTCTTTGCAGGTGAGCCTTCCATATGTCTTTTCGCAATGATTACTTATATTAGCAAGCACTTAACAATACAAAAATGCTATATTAGTAAAGAATTCCActtgaaaaatattctaatgcACACCAAAATCTAAGTTAAACGAAACCGTTACTAGATTGTCCTATTACTTTTATACACAAAGTTATGATATGTTGCAGGAAACACTATTTGCAATGCTCGTGGAGATCACTGAGCGGGCAATGGCTCACTGTGACACAAAAGATGTTCTTATTGTTGGCGGTGTAGGCTGCAATGAAAGATTGCAGGAAATGATGAGAATAATGTGCTCAGAGCGCGGTGGAAAGTTGTTTGCTACTGATGATAGGTATTGCATTGATAATGGAGCAATGATTGCTTACACTGGTCTTCTGGCTTATGCTCATGGCGCATCAACCCCACTGGAGGAATCAACATTTACTCAGCGATTTAGGACTGATGAAGTGGAAGCAATCTGGAGAATAAAAGAGGAATCTTCAAAGGTGAATGGGGTTGAAGATGCGAGTGGCTAGACCTGCTAGATTTTAGGTGTACACTATTGGTAGTTCCATAACGTAGCTCAATACTGACATAATGTGTTTGAATcatcatttaaaattttaaggatatttaaagtgtaatttttgtatgaaAGCATCTTTGTTAATCATTTTGTTGTACTAataacttattatttttattttgaattattgttattattattattttgaagggGTTTAATAATGAATTATGATATCATAGGTTAATGAGAATTTGTTTTACATTAGTAACTGAGCAAACTAGGGTTTTGAAAAGGAAACAATGATAATTATTATGGATGAATGACAGTTACTATTAAATTTCAATTTGTTAgagatgttattttttaattattttatttagggaTATCAGTGGTGAAATTATTTGATTTTGCATTTTATTACACTTAATCccatgaattaattttttaagggCGAAACctgttaaattttattttcattgtgaGTTTTACTATTTTGTTAGTGAATAGGTGTTAAATGTTACCTTGTACAATTGATGTGTAGGCCAATATACACGTGACATATTTTCATTAGTCCAcatcattttaataatttaaatattataaaaataatacaaaaataaaaataacaatttaaaaaaaaaataattacaaaattaaatatctttatttttttttccttttcctttcctTTACATTTCTTTTTCCTACTCCCTAAAACATGATCTAAGAACCTCGAGCCTCAAACCCTCTCAGTCGATCGACAGTTAGCCCCAACCCCAATCGACCACAAGCCCCAACCTAGAACCCCAAAACCCTGAGATTGACGGGGAAAGGATCCGATGGTCCTAAATTTGAGAACCCCAACCCTCGAAATCCCTAAATCTGAGATCCCCAATGACTATGTAGTCTcagctttctctctctctctctctctctctctctctctctctctctctctctctctctctctctctctcatgctCTTTTCTTTGCACGTGGATGGATTTTGAAGCTCCTTTCACCGACAATGGAGGGAAGATCGAGAGGGATAATGGCATTTACAGCTCTTTGCGTTTGGCAattgaagtttaatttttttcttctttttttcttgaaaCTTTAATTTTCTATTGATGAGATTTTGGCAAGAAGAGAAGGAAATATGGGTCTGAGACGGTGGTGGTGATAATAGTGACTGTTATCTTTGTTTCTGATAGCTAGTAGTGGGCCAACTCAATATGAAAACGAGGCCTATTCATCGGGACCACGGAGGTCAGTGGCATGACTCGTTCATTAAGAATGGGCGAAGCCAGACTTGACGTCTGACTCCATCATGAGTAACCCTCGACTACAGATCTGGAGATCCCAAGTCTGGATCACCCAACATATGCTCAAAGAGCAGACAAGTCTAGATCGAAGAAGAATGCCCTTAGGAGGCATCCAAGAATAGAATATGAAAGGGAGTCTGGGACTACTTAAGGACACGAACGTCGATCCACATGGCACAATCCTGACACGATCTCAAGTAATCAGGCAGCTTGTCTCTCGTGTCAAACCACAGAAAGGCTCACAGCAAAAAGGAAGTCACTTTTTTGGCCAATGCCCATTACTCTGACATTCTCTTTCCTAAAACCGATGACACATATGAATCTATCACTGTCGATAGTGCATCCGTGTATGGACGATGGTTACCTACATACTAGGCCTCACCTATTTGTTGGCTTTATGGTACTAGCAGAAtaaatgtaaagaccgcttaagaTTAACACTttggattattaaataattagggttatgcatgagattttattattatttataaaatgcaCATTGTGGAAATTTACTTAAGTTCATGTgtgtttattatgttatttatgtaaattcctcaatttctgtgattgtgttcggaagctgtggaaagcgacgttgAGCCTTTAGAGAGTCGCATTTTATatgtttagaattttattatcgGGGTAACATTGTTGGGTATTGGAGGTGTTGGAAATTTGTCGGGATTTGTAAAATGTCTAAACTACCCTTAGTATTGTTTAACCTTTGGCTTAAGTTAAGAGGGCAAATAAGTCATTTTCATATGTTGACTTTTGTTTCAGTGGGATTGGTAGCTGCCTCTTTTAAAAGGTTTATTattaatcttttattttaaatagtaaattagaaagaaagaaaggaaaaagggAGGTTTTAGTGAGAAAATCCTAGAAgcttcatctctctctctctctctctctctctctctctctctctctctctctctctctctctctctctctctctctctctctctctctctctctctctctctctcgtgttACCCAAAGCCAGCAAGAGAAAGGattttcttgctgaaattatAGAGTTTTCAGCTTGCTTTTGGGATCTAATTCAAGGGCCCTGTAAAAGCGTTGAGCTGCACTTCCACTAAGGCTAACCGGCACACCTGAGCACGGAGCAAGGTAAGATAGCATGAATATTACGTATATGTGAATGAATGCTTGTTTTTGATTATTTACACTACTAACACTGATTGTTCGTATGATTTAagagtgttagtatagtgtGGGATATCAGAATGGTtacagtgttaccaacacgagtaccagaGGGTACgtcgtgcatgtggtacaacacttagtaactcCCGGTAGTACAATAATggctctaccaacacgagtacagggttggtactttagtgcatttggtacagAGGTCGTACTTctcttaagaacgttcttaatcatttggtgagcTCAATTATTGAGCTCAAGGCGGCTTAAGCATAAAACCGACCTCGCATTACTTATACATATGTCTTGCTTATCTTGTTGAGTCtattgactcatcagtttgctaccttatgtaggtaaaggaaaggcgaagctggaggaacagtgagatgGAGCTCAGCAGCTATTGTACacatcgcggcagtgcaacttGGAGGGTTTCAATCTTTTACTATTTTGAGTTGCCTGTacacgtatttccttagaaaaatatatatatatatatatatgtatatactagtAAGCTCTATATTAGTAAAATACCTTTTGTTGTGTTTTGAAACTCGAGATCCCGACCAATATAATTATAaagatataatatatttaagttatCTTTTGAGTTTGTTAAATtgaaaatacgggcgttacagtttggtatcagagccaccaggtTGTTCACTGAAGACTGACAAGATATGTACAATTAAGGCCAGTGTCGAGCTCAACTCACGGTTCCGTAAGCTTTACTTTTTGCAAACTGTTTTAGGATATATTGCATTTATGATTAAATAGATGTTTTAAAACCCTAATGCGGTCTTGGAAAATATTTTGACCACTGTCTAACCTGCAtgccttgtgggttcgcaggctaagtcctaataATGGACGCCCAGCGAAACAACAGAAGGCAGGGTgaaatggttgagaccggaggtggtcggtgtggtagaaatccccaaaaTCCCCGTGGACGCGGTAGAGGCTGCGATCGTGTTCCAAGGGGTGGTCAGGAGGAACCACCTCAGGCTCCGgttgattgggagcaaaggtttgctgagatgctgttacgaaaattatgattactacgcaagtatacacaatcaagtagtatctcacgcaagtgaggtcgaaccacagggaattggattaagtactactaaactatacttatgattctatctggtaaaacaatactttttgcaatttaaagaaaataattcagaaaattaaaaaagaagaaaaagaataaagattaatcaagatgagagattagggaggtgaatcctgttgataagttaccaatgttaatacctaattcaTATCCTTATCTTAATGTGAATGatagattatgaattaacctaactcttttcagatcttttagtatctaaatctcatgttctctaattaacttcttaattaaatcaacataaaatcagcattaagcactaatctaattgtcactaaggctatgtaaatactttcgtttcacatcaaaacctagactatccaattttagcattctcaattctcactttccagatttcgaattgagatcattaaacatgtaaaaggtgatcagaCTTGCACatagaattaaacacaaatataaatAGTATTCACAaacaagatggaggaatgacaaatatttattaactaggcataaacttaaacaacattcatcatcctcccttaatgggaaatttagctcataaaaacaataaaaacatccatgattaaatctgaaacaaaactaaacataaaagGAAGAaataagggtaaaagaaagaaactagaaggtgatatcgcttcgggtcttcaagatagcttcctctccaccttCATCCACTTTTTAGGTCTTTTTCTGCTTAGGTTGACCTTCtgagtcgtattccttatatagggatgagaggtgtgcctccaattgagagaaaaatcaaaattaggtcaaaactgCGTTTTacgtacctagtcgcgacaagcctttaagctggtcgcgactatagGCAAACCTCGAAAATCCACGGTTCTGCCAaaatctcgaagtcgcgactcatgaaaaagggtcgcgacctgtctcattggtggtcgcgactactgatgcatCTCGagcagatttttccaattttttgccAGTTTGTCCCGTCTTTtcaccatttgactgaatttgaactttgacaccccgggaacctgaaacaatgaaaatcaagcATAAAACCGCTCCAAAAGACACTAATAGACGAGAAAATGCTAACTTTAcagacccgaaacataggctaaatataacctaacagatgcaagccagaattgagCAGCAAGATGAGGAGATTCGAAGACTCAGGGAGCGGGATGCTCCTGCTGAGCTTCCTTCGCAACCGTCTGCTGCGGTTCCTGCAGCTCCTACGGTACCAACAGAACTGCATGTTGCTGGTAATCGTATGGAGCCTTTATATGAAAGGTtcaggaagcaagcacctccagtgtttctgggaggtcctgatgtacTTAAGGCCAAGCAGTGGCTGACAATCATCGAaagaatattgaattttatgggagtggttggaaatgacagggtggcatgtgccacgtttcagtttcaggaagatgcctTGGTATGGTGGGAAATGATATCCCTTACCAAGGATGTTGCcagaatgacctgggaagaatttcaGGAtttttttaatgctaaatactataatgaggcggtccgcagtgcaaagcagAAAGAATTTGTTGAGTTGGTACAAGGCTAGGGTATGTCAGTGACTGAGTATACAACcaagtttgatcgcttggctaagttagcctctgGGATCGTACCAACAGATTTCAGTAAAAAGGAGAAGTACTTGGCagggttgaatgccaagattAGGCATGATTTGGTTATTACAACGAATGACACTACAACTTATGCAGAAATGGTTGATAAGGCTCTCTGAGCTGAAGAAGCAGTAAAATTTTTGCATGAAACTCGAGAGACTTCTAGTGTTGGTGGGGCCACTACTCTCCCTATTTCTGGCCCTGGAAAAGAGAGTGGTGACTCCACTTTTGAGCAAAAGAAGAGAACTTTCCCATCTTTGGGAAATTCAGGGCAAGGTAAAAGTTTTCGAGGAAACTAGAATAAAGGGGGACGACAGACTTATtcctatcctgagtgcccgcgCTATAAGAAACATCATCCTGGGACTTGCAACCGGAGGGCTTGCTTTCAGTGTGGATCAGTGGGGCACCTCAAGAAAGATTGTCCCCAATTGAAGAAGGAGGAACCAAAGCTTGAAGCCAAACCTGCACCTGCTCGTGTATTTACTATTACCCAGGCTGATGCTGCCGCCAGCCCTTCACTggtcacaggtcagcttcttATCAACGGTTTTATTTTTACTGTTTTGTTTGATTCGGGTGCTACTCGATCTTATGTGTCATCGAGAGTTCTTAATCAACTTGATAGACCAAGGGAAGTTTTTGAGATGGGATTGGGAACCCTGATGCCTAATGgggaattaattatttcaagaaagtggGTTAGATCAGTgttaattagaattgaagatagagaattgagcactgatcttgtggagttaccattggccgagtttgatattatactcgAAATGGACTTCTTGTCCAAATATTatgctagtattgattgtaaatgAAAAATAGTAACTTTTCAACCGGAAAATGAGGAACCATTCGtctttgttggttcggttcaagGTTCTCGTGTTCCAAGAATCTCAGCGTTGAAAGCTAGGGATTTGTTACGCAATGGATGTGTAGGATTCCTGGCAGTTGTAGTGGATTCCAGTAAACCTGTGTTACTTGGACCTGAAGAGGTTAAAGTGGTTAAGGAATTCCTGGATGTGTTTCCAGAGGAATTAcctgggttaccacctcagcgggagatagatTTTATCATTGATCTAATTCCTGGAGCAGAACCTGTTTCAAAAGCACCCTACTGAATGACAGCTGCTGAATTAAAAGAACTGAAGATACAACTCcaagggatgttggatctagggttcacacgacctagtgtgtcacctgTGGGAGCTCCGGCTCTGTTTGTAAAGAAAAAGGATGGGACTCTTcggatgtgtattgattatcgggagctgAACAAGTTAAccgttaaaaataaatatcctttGCCTAGAATTGACgatctgttcgatcaacttcagggcaagACAGTATTCTCTAAGATTGACTTGAGGTTTGGATATCATCAGCTAAGAATCCGAGAAGAGGATATTCCGAAGACAGCCTTCCGAAccaggtatggtcattatgagttcctggttatgtcattcgggtTAACAAATGCACTGGCAGccttatggatctcatgaatagagtattcaaggattttctcaataattttgtaattgtatttatcgacgatatccttgtgtactctcagtcagaaacAGAACACAAACAGCATCTCTGAATGGTTCTGCAGCGACTCACAGATCATAAACTTTATGcgaagttcaaaaagtgtgagttttcTAGGGAAAAGACAGGATTATGGTTGATCTAGGGAAGATTGaagcagtgaagaattggcctagacctaaaacagtcactgaagttcgaagttttctcagtTTAGCGGGTTATTATCGGCGTTTTGTGGAAGGTTTTTCCAAGATTGCAATGCCGTTATCTgagttaactaggaaaaacCAACGGTTTATATGGTCGGATAactgtgagaaaagtttccaaGAGCTGAAACAACGACTAACTACAACTCTTGTTTTAGCCTTGCCATCTGATCAAGAGaagtttgtggtgtattgtgatgcctcAAGGCAGGGTTTGGGCTGTGTACTGATGCAAGCAGATAAAGTCAT is a genomic window of Cannabis sativa cultivar Pink pepper isolate KNU-18-1 chromosome 9, ASM2916894v1, whole genome shotgun sequence containing:
- the LOC115723250 gene encoding uncharacterized protein LOC115723250 codes for the protein MKKIIALGFEGSANKIGVGVVTLDGTILSNPRHTYITPPGHGFLPRETAQHHLQHVLPLIKAALKTAEITPDDIDCLCYTKGPGMGAPLQVSAIVVRVLSQLWKKPIVAVNHCVAHIEMGRIVTGADDPVVLYVSGGNTQVIAYSEGRYRIFGETIDIAVGNCLDRFARVLTLSNDPSPGYNIEQLAKKGEQFIDLPYVVKGMDVSFSGILSFIEATAEEKLKNNECTPADLCYSLQETLFAMLVEITERAMAHCDTKDVLIVGGVGCNERLQEMMRIMCSERGGKLFATDDRYCIDNGAMIAYTGLLAYAHGASTPLEESTFTQRFRTDEVEAIWRIKEESSKVNGVEDASG